A stretch of Arachis hypogaea cultivar Tifrunner chromosome 15, arahy.Tifrunner.gnm2.J5K5, whole genome shotgun sequence DNA encodes these proteins:
- the LOC140179176 gene encoding uncharacterized mitochondrial protein AtMg00810-like: MIITRDDVDGIFDLKVSLHHTFEMKDIGSLSYFLGLEVIFIDDGIYLSQAKYASNLLTSARITDSHTESTPLEPNVQYTPMDGTVLDKSYSLSTAYSDADWAGDPTDCHSTTCYCLFLGDALISWRAKEQTFTARSSTESEYRALANTTAEVVSIRWLLADLGAPQSSPIDFFVDKS; encoded by the exons atgATCATTACtagagatgatgttgatggtatctttGATCTCAAAGTCTCCCTTCACCatacttttgagatgaaagatatTGGTTCTCTCAGTTATTTTCTTGGTCTTGAGGTCATATTCATAGATGATGGtatctatctctctcaagctaagTATGCTTCAAATCTTCTTACTAGTGCCAGGATTACAGATAGTCATACTGAGTCTACTccccttgagcctaatgttcaaTATACacctatggatggcactgttttggataaatCCTACTCTTTATCGACA GCGTActcagatgctgattgggctggtgatcccactgattgTCATTCTACTACttgttattgtttgtttcttggcgatgCTCTCATTTCTTGGAGAGCTAAGGAGCAAAcattcactgctcgatcaagcaCAGAATCTGAATACCGTGCTCTCGCTAACACCACTGCTGAGGTTGTCTCGATTCGTTGGCTTCTCGCAGacttgggtgctcctcagtcATCTCCAATTGATTTTTTTGTG GACAAATCCTAA